DNA sequence from the Vicia villosa cultivar HV-30 ecotype Madison, WI linkage group LG3, Vvil1.0, whole genome shotgun sequence genome:
aataaaaagaataagATAGTTTACGATTATTAAATTGATAAATTATGTTATCTAAGATTTTTTAGGAGAGATAAGTTAGTGAATACGACTtggaaaatattaataaatttcagcaaaaagagtgcagttaaacattattttattatttagaaaGACTGCAACAACATACATGAGGCATAATGAAACGATTGTGATTAAACAAATGAAAAACTTAGAATGGATATTCTCCAGGAATGTTGCCAGCAGGATAATAATTGCAAGAAACGAATAATCTTCCATCATCGCATTTCACTTTTCCACATCCAACACTTCGTGAACTTCCCCATACCACTTGGGTATAATGATGACATTCAACACCACCCTCACACATCCCTACATACCAATTATATAAGGGTTGTTCAGCCACCCACAACTTCACTGCATCTACACCGCTTAGGTTGCCAGCAATCACTGCAATATTCTCGCCATACCCGTAAGCTTCTTTGTGTGAGGGGATTACCTTACAATCCTTACATTTATTAGCATAATTTTGGGCAAAAGCAGCAATTTTGTTATCCCAAACAAGATTTGTCATATTAATTCCTAGTTCTGCTCTCGCCATATTGTGGGTGTTCAAGTAATTTGCTGGCGAGTCTTGAGCCTTTGTGATATGACTATCACCCATAATGAGTATTAAAACAAATATACACAATAAAGAAAAGGAGCCCATCTTACTTATTAAAATGAATTTCTCAATGTTTGGTGAAAAGTGTTCAAGCCATAGTGAGGCTTTTATAAAGGAATTTTTCACAcaaagtttattttaaaaatatgtaaaataagataatgaatttttttttcatttttttaaatcttatttaattttttttatgtgttaaaaaaagtttgcaatatatatatagaaattctatattttatactatatgggaaaaaatcttatttgtccttaaattaaaaaaatatataacttttcataaaaaaaaattaaatgcttGGCCATGTAAgagttataatattttaaatacaaGTCGATTAAGAAAATGAGTATTTAAATGGTATGTATTCAAGGGACAACATATGCAAAGTTCAATTATAAAAGATTTTTAGTTTTGACAAAAATTCAATGTTTATTGACTAGAACATGAATATTTTAACTAAAAGAGATATATGCATGAATGTTCGGGCTAAATCAACATAAATATATATCACTAAAATAATTACCACCTATTAAATCATATATAAAGAAGAATTGTATTTAcaatgtgaatatatatatatatatatatatatatatatatatatatatatatatatatatatatattaatgcctTGTCCCACAAATTGAGGTCGGTTGCATAAAATTTAACCATTGGTTGCATAAAAGCAATTTTAGGTAATaggaatataaaaaatatttatcacaaatacgtaaaaaaaattagataaatatttgaatgaaAAGATAAATTGACTACAAAATTGTAAAAATTAACCATGATTACATAGTACATATGTATAAATCaaataatgatgatgatcatAATCATACTATTAAACtttggaaaatatattttgttgtttagccaaaaaaaaatcttttactcATGTTACTTTTTTTTCTATTGTGttagttataaataaataaatacaaattcagaaaagatatttatctttggtaaatataaaacaaaacaaatatttttctttggtaaaaactaagaaaagcaaaaaaatatttattactatTACTTTAAAACACATGgaattcttttttattattattataaaaatatattaaaaaaatattactaagTATAACTAAAGTCAACCACCCCCAAGTAGAAGATAAAaagaacaaatatatataaatacaaccattaataaataataacccatcctcctaaaaataaattaattatacacAATAAAGAAAATGACATCATCTTTTATCAAAGTAAAATTCTCAAGGTTTGGTGAAAATTGTTTGAGTTCAAGTGAAGCTTTTATAGAGAAATTTTCATACAAACTTTATTTAAAAAGATTAAATGTGTTGTTATTCCCTATCAACATGACAATCTTTAATTTTAGTTCTTACaaatttttctttaaacaatgGTCTTCGCAATATTTTCCGTCTCTACTTTTTGTCTCTCCCATTAAATTCCACTAATAGAGGCTTTTGTGGTGCGCCACATGTCACGCCGCGTCAGTTAAAGACAACACTAAAAAAAGAGAcatattgcgggggttttaaaccccctttaagtaagttaaaaaatatattttcacaaCAAATTAATCAAACTATTAGTAGGAAAATATTTGTTACCGTCATTTTTCACATCATCATGTATGACATTTCCAACTTAATGGCTTCTAACTCTATTACTTAGTTATGGTTTGTTGATTTTGTATATGTATGTTGTTTGTTTTCAGCTTGCAGCTATATTTCCATTAGCTATTATGCATACTTTGGGGAGCATGTCTCTAGTAAAGTGTTGTTAATCATAGATTGTAATAAATAGTAATTTGCTCAATACTTCTATTTTTACTATGAGTTTGTCGCTTTCTATCATGCataatacttatatatatatatatatatatatatatatatatatatatatatatatatatatatatatatatatatatatatatatatatatatatgtgtgtgtgtgtgtgtgtgtgtgtgtgggttTTTTTTTATTGAACTTGATGGAATTAAATTTTGTAGTAGTAACAAATATAAATCTTGCATTTGCTGAAATTCACTATTAGTATTGGTTTGCGCTGGTGAGAGTGGATATGGGAAGACAGAGACAACTAAAATTGTTATACAAAACTTAGATTCTCTAGGTAGTGGTAGTAGTGGGACAACAAATGATGTTCTTCGAACAAATTATATACTGAAAACTATTGGGAATGCAAAACATTTGCAAATGATAGCTCAACTAGATTTGTGGGTATTTTATTCTGAGTGTAATGGAACTTACTCATGATACTCTTTTATTGGGATTTCTACATTTGAAAGGTTTTCCAACAAACAAATATGTCCATAAATTTGAGATTTTAATCCTACTTTTAATTGTTGAAGGATATGCATCACCTTTTGGATGATCTTTAAGGGTGAGTATTTTCATTCATTTACATTGTTAATTTGGTGCAGGGAAAATGTTTATGGAAATTCATTTTAGTGCCATGGGTAAAATATGTGGGGCTAAAACTCAaattatttaatgttttaatAAGTTCTGTAAATTTGTAGGAGTTTCAAATCACCCTAAATATAATTTAGAATTAAAGGTCAATAATCTTAAACATCTCACAACTTAAAGAGAATTACAACTTTGTGTATATAATCAAATAATCGTACAAgagttatttaaataatttaataaaaagaataagATAGTTTACGATTATTAAATTGATAAATTATGTTATCTAAGATTTTTTGGGAGAGATAAGTTAGTGAATACGACTtggaaaatattaataaatttcagcaaaaagagtgcagttaaacattattttattatttagaaaGACTGCAACAACATACATGAGGCATAATGAAACGATTGTGATTAAACAAATGAAAAACTTAGAATGGATATTCTCCAGGAATGTTGCCAGCGGGATAGTAATTGCAAGAAACGAATAATCTTCCATCATCGCATTTCACTTTTCCACATCCAACACTTCGTGAACTTCCCCATACCACTTGGGTATAATGATGACATTCAGCACCACCCTCACACATCCCTACATACCAATTATATAAGGGTTGTTCAGCCACCCACAACTTCACTGCATCTACACCGCTTAGGTTGCCAGCAATCACTGCAATATTCTCGCCATACCCGTAAGCTTCTTTGTGTGAGGGGATTACCTTACAATCCTTACATTTATTAGCATAATTTTGGGCAAAAGCAGCAATTTTGTTATCTCAAACAAGATTTGTCATATTAATTCCTAGTTCTGCTCTCGCCATATTGTGGGTGTTCAAGTAATTTGCTGGCGAGTCTTGAGCCTTTGTGATATGACTATCACCCATAATGAGTATTAAAACAAATATACACAATAAAGAAAAGGAGCCCATCTTACTTATTAAAATGAATTTCTCAATGTTTGGTGAAAAGTGTTCAAGCCATAGTGAGGCTTTTATAAAGGAATTTTTCACAcaaagtttattttaaaaatatgtaaaataagataatgaatattttttttcatttttttaaatcttatttaattttttttatgtgtgtTAAAAAAAGTTtgcaatatatatatagaaattctatattttatactatatgggaaaaaatcttatttgtccttaaattaaaaaaatatataacttttcattaaaaaaaattaaatgcttGGCCATGTAAAgagttataatattttaaataaacgtCGATTAAGAAAATGAGTATTTAAATGGTATGTATTCAAGGGACAACATATGCAAAGTTCAATTATAAAAGATTTTTAGTTTTGACAAAAATTCAATGTTTATTGACTAGAACATGAATATTTTAACTAAAAGAGATATATGCATGAATGTTCGGGCTAAATCNNNNNNNNNNNNNNNNNNNNNNNNNNNNNNNNNNNNNNNNNNNNNNNNNNNNNNNNNNNNNNNNNNNNNNNNNNNNNNNNNNNNNNNNNNNNNNNNNNNNatggttatcctatcttaacaaagcaggatacatctccctaccagagtctgaaccactttgctgttatccgactaaaggatctgaaagtaagactcaaccaagcaatgatgaagttactgacagcttcaccaccagaagtcatggttcatcagaagaagttcctcctatccccgaagagacttgggatacattaggagaaccaagcggaaaattcgactacatggtaaaatactccgctcctgaaagttcaaaaatctctcttgaagatattgttccaactggatggaacagtgattttgagtacctctctcagccaaaagagatgtataacccttgctataaATCATCAGCATccggtgaagtcatcattgaggattatatccccaagtcaccttccgaggctacggatatagagttcacatatctagtcaacgccatcttgggagaagagcaagaccaaagtacagaagaggatgatctcgaaagtgtctccgacaacgagtctctccattcagaagattggaagttccctcaaaagaaaaaccgacatactccactcggaaatgggtatgctcacaccgctcagtctgctgaagtagaagaagatcgtctgagtgttgcaaagacagtggttggtaaatcaagacctaccccaggccagcttaagcctaaggttccagattacttagtgcacaatggggttcgccactactggacagctgttgaagtttcaactgttgttcgcactcctaagtaggaactttcaccgttattttgtcctctcaccatagcccagggtgaagagatgtttcatagggctttgcattttactatttcttaggaaaatgtccctctttgcttcgcccaaagcaatagagttttgttttatagggtctttgtttcaagaaatgactgtccataaataaaaatgtcattctattccttcgtttagtttttccttttcttttttcggaaattggtaatcctaaaaaacaccctaaaaaacatcaaatattccattaactgcatacaccgagtcttccctcgttgtctaaataaaacttatcacacatatgcagattaatcataaaataccccgttgaaacgtacgaccgtatgacttctccaagctttgggtttcctgtattcgaggcagaggaagaagaagacgaagaaatatcaaaggaaatttcacggttacttcaacaaaaggaagaggccattcagccatacaatgagcctctagagatcattaaccttggttccaatggaaacagaaaagaggttaagattggagcttcgctcagttcagagatcagagagagtttgatacagctactcaaagaattctcagatgtcttcgcttggtcttatcaagatatgccagggttggataccagtatagtggagcatcacttgccattaaaagcagaatgccctccggtcaagcaaaaattaagaagaactcatccggagatggccatgaaaatcaaagaggaagttcaaaagcagatcaacgcaggtttcctcgtcacttcagaataccctcagtggttagctaacattgttcccgttcctaagaaagacagaaaagtccgcatgtgcgtcgactacagagatttgaacaaagctagccctaaggatgattttcctttaccacatattgatatgttggtagacagtacagcaaaatccaaagttttctcattcatggacggattttcaggatacaaccaaatcaaaatggcacctgaagacatgggaaaaacagctttcattaccccctggggcacgttctgctaccgtgttatgccttttggactaaagaacgcaggggcaacttatcaaagggctatgactacgcttttccacgacatgatgcataaggaagtggaagtctatgtggacgacatgattgccaaatcagaaaatgaagaagatcacatacagaatctgacaaagttatttcaacgcttacggaagtttcagcttcgcctgaaccccaacaagtgcacctttggtgtctattcaggaaaactccttggtttcattgtcagcaaacgaggaattgaagtagatccagacaaagtcaaggcaattcaagaaatgccttcgcccagaaccgagaaacaagttagaggatttcttggacgtctgaattacatctcaagattCATATAtttcatgactgcaacttgcgctcctattttcaaacttctacggaaaaatcaaagttgcgtctgaaCAGACGATTGTCAcaaagcgttcgacaacattaaggaatatctgctcgaaccacccatcttgtctcctccagtggaaggaagacctttgataatgtacttaaccgtcttagaagattccatgggttgtgtccttggacagcaagacgagacaagatgaatggagctgtagaagcagctaacaaaaacatcaagaaaatcattcagaagatggtcatcacttacaaagattggcatgaaatgctcccgtatgctcttcatggttaccgtacatcagtacgtacttcgactggagcaactcctttctcccttgtatatggcatggaggcagtcctacctatagaggttgaaatcccatcaatgagagttctgatggaggcaaaattaacagaagccgagtggtgtcaaagcagattcgatgaattgaacttaatcgaagaaaagcgcatgacagctttatgccacggacagctatatcaacaaagaatgaagaaagctttcgacaaaaaggttcgacctcgcacaatcaaagaaggcgaccttgtactcaaaaagattcaatcttttctcacagattcgagagggaaatggactcccaattatgacggcccctacgtggtcaagagagctttctcaggaggagccttaatactcacgactatggatggagaagaattcacccgtcctgtgaacgtcgacgcagtcaagaaa
Encoded proteins:
- the LOC131656508 gene encoding pathogenesis-related leaf protein 6-like; its protein translation is MGSFSLLCIFVLILIMGDSHITKAQDSPANYLNTHNMARAELGINMTNLVWDNKIAAFAQNYANKCKDCKVIPSHKEAYGYGENIAVIAGNLSGVDAVKLWVAEQPLYNWYVGMCEGGVECHHYTQVVWGSSRSVGCGKVKCDDGRLFVSCNYYPAGNIPGEYPF